The following proteins are encoded in a genomic region of Variovorax paradoxus:
- a CDS encoding bifunctional diguanylate cyclase/phosphodiesterase has translation MNKPLPRRITAFVYGVAALFLGAVLAVAALTMWQTYEKAIADSESQAARFAGTSEAALNRSLLAVDMLLAGMGQFLRNASEDSIAADIAQPGTAQLLETVVRQSLLVRYVAFLNPDGTVVASSDRRGAKLTVQLPPGFLKEVLNRPGSLLSISAPSVSLATSQQVLYFARVLRLADGATIVAVAEVQVSMLTTIFTQGANIDGLEVTLEREGGSLLASMPPRDDLAGRKIEPALTEQAGDGQPRRMLSRLGGVPAIVVARPTLHRNLLIVASIPLDAALEDWRRERDFILGATLAFALMILVVSFFAHAQMWRQWRVRADLLRSKATLDQALESMADGFVLLDPDGRVVTWNRRFVDYFPWAEKLLAPQVPFQPIDEQNARHLQAHSEQELTLPNGQAIVAVKSPTPDGGLVCVYRNVTERRRHLADILEGKAQLQATLDALPDVLLEAGIDGRCYRFHSPRRPKPSIKVREPVGKLMSDLLPPKAAAEVMVALRDAFEFGFSSGRQFETKAPRGALWFEISVSRKLVGEGADARFIVILRDITESKLAAREIEHLAFYDSLTGLPNRQLLLHRLQAAVDSNARRARYGALLFLNLDDFKTLNDALGHATGDALLKEVAVRLQDNLSDGGTVARLGGDEFVVLLENLSEDPAVAAMQASATGEAILAGLSESFQLADHEYHSTCSIGAVVFSAVHQPLEDLLKQADIAMYYAKSAGGNALRFFEAAMQTAITARATLESELHAALAGNQFVLHYQSQVTSEGHIAGAEVLIRWHHPERGMVPPVGFIELAEETGLIVPIGMWVLETACAQLGRWNHDPKRRHLQLAVNVSARQFRNADFAERVRDVLRRTGADPTKLKLELTESLLQDKMAETVSKMQLLASMGIRFSMDDFGTGYSSLSYMTQLPLDQIKVDKFFVQSIGTDPKVELIIQAIIGMARNLELEIVAEGVETQQQFEFLQAHGKMLCQGYLFSKPVPLDQFEAQLDLEMAD, from the coding sequence GTGAACAAGCCGCTGCCCCGCCGCATCACCGCCTTCGTCTATGGCGTTGCGGCGCTGTTCCTCGGTGCCGTCCTTGCGGTGGCCGCGTTGACTATGTGGCAGACGTACGAAAAGGCCATTGCCGACAGCGAGAGCCAGGCCGCGCGTTTTGCCGGCACGTCGGAAGCCGCGCTGAACCGGAGCCTCCTGGCCGTGGACATGCTGCTGGCCGGCATGGGGCAGTTCCTGCGGAACGCCAGCGAAGACAGCATCGCGGCCGACATTGCGCAACCGGGAACCGCGCAATTGCTCGAAACCGTGGTCCGGCAAAGCCTGCTGGTCCGGTACGTCGCATTCCTGAATCCGGACGGTACGGTGGTCGCGTCATCCGACCGGCGAGGAGCGAAGCTGACGGTGCAGCTGCCTCCGGGCTTCCTGAAAGAAGTTCTGAACCGCCCGGGGTCCCTGCTGTCCATCAGCGCGCCTTCGGTCAGCCTGGCGACCTCGCAGCAGGTGCTGTACTTTGCGCGCGTGCTTCGGCTCGCAGACGGCGCCACGATCGTGGCGGTTGCCGAAGTCCAGGTGTCGATGCTCACCACCATCTTTACGCAGGGAGCCAATATCGATGGGCTCGAAGTCACGCTGGAGCGCGAGGGCGGCTCCTTGCTGGCCAGCATGCCGCCGCGCGACGACCTGGCCGGCCGAAAGATCGAACCGGCCTTGACGGAACAGGCCGGCGACGGCCAGCCGCGGCGCATGCTCTCGCGGCTCGGCGGCGTTCCCGCCATCGTCGTCGCCAGGCCGACGCTTCATCGAAACCTGCTGATCGTCGCAAGCATTCCGCTCGACGCCGCGCTGGAAGATTGGCGCCGCGAGCGCGATTTCATTCTGGGCGCGACGCTGGCGTTTGCGCTGATGATTCTGGTCGTGAGCTTTTTCGCCCATGCGCAGATGTGGCGGCAATGGCGCGTCCGGGCGGACCTGCTGCGCTCCAAGGCCACGCTGGACCAGGCGCTCGAATCCATGGCGGACGGCTTCGTGCTGCTCGACCCCGACGGCCGGGTGGTCACGTGGAACCGCCGCTTCGTCGACTACTTTCCCTGGGCGGAGAAGCTGCTGGCCCCGCAGGTGCCGTTCCAGCCCATCGACGAACAAAATGCGCGCCACCTGCAAGCCCACAGCGAGCAGGAACTCACCTTGCCGAACGGGCAGGCGATCGTTGCGGTGAAAAGCCCGACGCCCGACGGTGGCTTGGTGTGCGTCTATCGCAACGTGACCGAGAGGAGGCGCCACCTCGCGGACATTCTCGAAGGCAAGGCGCAATTGCAGGCCACGCTGGACGCGCTGCCCGACGTGCTGCTGGAAGCCGGCATCGATGGCCGGTGCTACCGCTTCCATTCGCCGCGCCGTCCCAAGCCCTCGATCAAGGTGCGAGAGCCGGTCGGCAAGTTGATGTCCGACCTGTTGCCGCCGAAAGCCGCCGCTGAAGTCATGGTCGCGCTGCGCGATGCATTCGAGTTCGGCTTTTCTTCGGGAAGGCAGTTCGAAACCAAGGCGCCCCGAGGCGCGCTCTGGTTCGAGATTTCGGTTTCGCGCAAGCTGGTCGGCGAAGGCGCCGACGCGCGGTTCATCGTCATCCTGCGCGACATCACCGAAAGCAAGCTGGCCGCCCGCGAGATCGAGCATCTCGCCTTCTATGACAGCCTGACGGGCCTGCCGAACCGGCAGCTCCTGCTCCATCGGCTGCAGGCCGCGGTCGACTCGAATGCCCGCCGCGCGCGGTACGGCGCGCTGCTGTTCCTGAACCTGGACGATTTCAAGACACTCAACGATGCGCTCGGACACGCCACGGGCGATGCATTGCTGAAGGAGGTGGCCGTTCGGCTGCAAGACAACCTGAGCGATGGCGGCACGGTCGCGCGGCTCGGCGGGGACGAGTTCGTGGTGCTGCTCGAGAACCTCAGCGAAGACCCGGCCGTTGCGGCGATGCAGGCCAGCGCGACGGGCGAAGCCATCCTCGCGGGGCTCAGCGAATCGTTCCAGCTCGCGGACCACGAATATCACAGCACCTGCAGCATCGGGGCCGTCGTCTTCAGCGCCGTGCACCAGCCGCTGGAAGATCTGCTGAAGCAGGCGGACATCGCCATGTACTACGCCAAGTCGGCGGGCGGCAATGCATTGCGCTTCTTCGAGGCCGCGATGCAGACCGCGATCACGGCCCGCGCAACGCTGGAGAGCGAGCTGCACGCGGCGCTGGCGGGCAATCAGTTCGTCCTGCACTACCAGAGCCAGGTGACGTCCGAAGGCCATATCGCCGGCGCGGAGGTCCTGATCCGTTGGCACCATCCGGAGCGTGGCATGGTGCCGCCCGTCGGCTTCATCGAGCTGGCGGAAGAAACCGGGCTGATCGTGCCCATCGGCATGTGGGTGCTCGAGACGGCGTGCGCGCAACTCGGACGCTGGAACCACGATCCGAAGCGCCGGCACCTGCAGCTGGCGGTCAACGTCAGCGCGCGCCAGTTCCGCAATGCCGATTTCGCGGAACGGGTCCGCGATGTGCTCCGCAGAACCGGCGCCGACCCGACGAAGCTCAAGCTCGAACTCACGGAGAGCCTGCTCCAGGACAAGATGGCGGAAACGGTCAGCAAGATGCAGCTGCTCGCCTCGATGGGCATCCGTTTTTCCATGGACGATTTCGGTACCGGTTATTCGTCGCTTTCCTACATGACGCAATTGCCGTTGGACCAGATCAAGGTCGACAAGTTTTTCGTGCAGAGCATCGGAACCGATCCGAAGGTCGAGTTGATCATCCAGGCGATCATCGGCATGGCCCGGAACCTGGAGCTCGAAATCGTGGCCGAGGGCGTCGAGACGCAGCAGCAGTTCGAGTTTCTCCAGGCGCACGGAAAAATGCTGTGCCAGGGCTACCTGTTCAGCAAACCCGTGCCGCTCGACCAGTTCGAGGCACAGCTGGACCTCGAGATGGCGGACTGA
- a CDS encoding TRAP transporter substrate-binding protein — MTTGEAPSTWQCALWARLAVLVLAFTTLNSEAQQPAPTRLRIVGGLASVSQYTLHEERFWSRDLARLSGGKYSASIVPFNQAGVPGQEMLNLMRLGVIPFGTALLTQISNEYPELGTPDIAGLNPDMPTMRRVIAAFRPYLEKTLRERHGVELLAVYVYPPQVIFCKRPMKQLSDLAGRRVRVSGGTQADFVRALDAVPVFTEFSELMANMNSENTECAITGAMSGNTLGLHKVTNALYTMPISWGIAAFGANVDAWNALPPDLKDLLKNELPKLEAAVWAESERDTGNGIACNTGAAACTKGTKGAMVEAHPSSNDERRRREIFATSVLTRWVQRCGAVCAQVWDQTVGPAVGIKAPVAQ, encoded by the coding sequence ATGACGACCGGCGAAGCACCTTCCACTTGGCAATGTGCCCTCTGGGCTCGTCTTGCCGTTCTTGTCCTGGCCTTCACGACCCTGAACAGCGAGGCTCAACAGCCCGCGCCCACGCGGCTTCGGATCGTGGGCGGACTGGCGAGCGTGAGCCAGTACACGCTTCACGAAGAACGCTTCTGGAGCCGCGATCTGGCCCGCCTGAGCGGCGGCAAGTACAGCGCGAGCATCGTCCCATTCAATCAGGCAGGCGTGCCCGGGCAGGAAATGCTCAACCTCATGCGGCTGGGCGTCATTCCGTTCGGCACCGCGCTGCTGACCCAGATCAGCAACGAATACCCTGAACTGGGTACGCCGGACATCGCGGGCCTGAACCCCGACATGCCGACGATGCGGCGGGTGATCGCCGCCTTCCGGCCTTATCTCGAAAAGACGCTGCGCGAGCGCCATGGCGTCGAGCTTCTTGCGGTGTATGTCTATCCGCCCCAGGTGATCTTCTGCAAGCGTCCGATGAAGCAGCTTTCCGACCTGGCGGGCCGGCGCGTTCGCGTGTCCGGCGGCACGCAGGCCGATTTCGTCCGCGCGCTCGATGCCGTGCCGGTCTTCACGGAGTTTTCCGAACTCATGGCCAACATGAATTCGGAGAACACCGAATGCGCCATCACCGGTGCGATGTCCGGCAACACGCTGGGTCTGCACAAGGTCACCAATGCCCTCTACACCATGCCCATCAGCTGGGGCATTGCCGCGTTCGGCGCCAACGTGGACGCCTGGAATGCGCTGCCTCCGGATCTGAAGGATCTGTTGAAAAACGAGCTTCCGAAACTCGAGGCCGCGGTGTGGGCCGAATCGGAGCGCGACACCGGTAACGGCATCGCATGCAATACGGGTGCTGCGGCATGCACCAAGGGCACCAAGGGCGCGATGGTCGAGGCACATCCTTCTTCCAACGACGAACGCCGCAGGCGAGAAATATTCGCCACGAGCGTATTGACGCGCTGGGTGCAGCGCTGCGGGGCCGTGTGTGCACAGGTCTGGGATCAGACCGTCGGCCCCGCCGTGGGCATCAAGGCGCCCGTCGCCCAGTGA